In Triplophysa rosa linkage group LG7, Trosa_1v2, whole genome shotgun sequence, the following proteins share a genomic window:
- the ctsa gene encoding lysosomal protective protein, which produces MRVVLVCLLLGVLDVFAAPDADEIKYLPGLQKQPSFKHYSGYFNVADNKHLHYWFVESQKDPAKSPVVLWLNGGPGCSSLDGLLTEHGPFLIQDDGATLEYNPYSWNKIANMLYLESPAGVGFSYSDDKKYTTNDTEVAMNNYLAVKTFFKLFPEYSKNEFFLTGESYGGIYIPTLAEIVMEDSSINLKGIAVGNGMSSYELNDNSLVYFAYYHGLLGTSLWNDLQTFCCKGGVCNFHDNPSVSCSAKLSQVDYIVYQSGLNMYNLYAPCAGGVPQRASVENGQFVIRDLSHHFINYEWSKTRNEKFRGVATLFKSTRLDPPCTNSTPSTLYLNNPLVKSALHISPNALDWVICSAEVNLNYNRLFKTVKKQYLKLLGALKYRVLVYNGDVDMACNFLGDEWFVESLQQEVQVQRRTWIYYGGETQQVGGFVKEFSNLAFLTVKGSGHMVPTDKPIAAFTMFSRFITKQPY; this is translated from the exons ATGCGTGTTGTGTTGGTGTGTTTGCTGCTGGGAGTGTTGGACGTCTTTGCAGCTCCAGATGCAGATGAAATCAAATATCTGCCTGGACTTCAGAAACAGCCGAGCTTCAAACATTATTCTGGATACTTCAATGTGGCCGACAATAAACACCTTCACTACTG GTTTGTTGAGTCTCAGAAAGATCCAGCCAAAAGTCCGGTTGTTCTGTGGCTTAACGGAGGACCAGGATGCAGTTCATTGGACGGTCTGCTCACAGAACACGGACCTTTTCTG aTCCAAGATGACGGTGCCACTCTAGAATACAATCCTTATTCTTGGAACAAG ATCGCAAATATGTTGTACCTGGAGTCACCAGCAGGTGTGGGGTTTTCCTACTCGGATGACAAGAAATACACCACCAACGACACAGAG GTGGCCATGAACAACTACCTCGCTGTCAAAACCTTCTTCAAGTTATTTCCCGAGTACAGTAAGAATGAGTTTTTCCTGACGGGCGAGAGTTACGGAGGCATTTACATCCCAACACTGGCTGAGATAGTCATGGAGGACAGCAGCATTAATTTAAAG GGTATTGCTGTTGGAAACGGAATGTCCAGCTACGAGCTAAATGACAACTCTTTGGTGTATTTTGCGTACTATCACGGCCTTCTTGGAACGAG CTTGTGGAATGACCTGCAGACGTTTTGCTGCAAAGGTGGAGTTTGTAACTTCCACGACAACCCGAGTGTGAGCTGTTCTGCTAAG CTCAGTCAAGTTGACTATATCGTCTACCAGTCGGGACTCAACATGTATAATCTGTATGCACCCTGTGCAGGAGGTGTTCCTCAGAGAGCGAG CGTTGAGAACGGGCAGTTTGTGATCCGGGATCTGAGTCATCACTTCATCAACTACGAGTGGTCCAAAACCAGGAATGAG AAATTTCGAGGCGTGGCCACCCTGTTTAAGTCTACGAGGCTGGATCCTCCCTGTACTAACTCCACCCCATCCACCCTGTACCTCAACAACCCGCTGGTGAAATCTGCTCTTCACATCTCACCCAACGCTCTGGACTGGGTCATCTGCAG TGCTGAGGTGAATCTGAATTACAATCGTCTGTTTAAGACTGTGAAGAAGCAGTACCTGAAGCTACTGGGCGCTCTA AAATACCGTGTGCTGGTGTATAATGGAGATGTTGACATGGCCTGTAATTTTCTGGGAGATGAATGGTTTGTGGAATCACTGCAGCAGGAG GTTCAGGTTCAGCGCAGGACTTGGATTTATTATGGTGGTGAAACTCAACAGGTCGGCGGATTTGTCAAGGAATTCTCCAACCTGGCTTTCCTCACGGTGAAG GGTTCGGGTCACATGGTTCCTACTGATAAACCAATAGCAGCTTTCACGATGTTCAGTCGCTTCATCACCAAACAGCCGTACTAG
- the pltp gene encoding phospholipid transfer protein: MGLFEVSVIALLSSVTMTLAEPPGCKIRITARGLEMLKSQTKKFVEDEISNITMPEMRGSEGRFQYTIKNVKITELDLTSDLRFHPDVGLIFEVHNSSITLNFQRKILYWLFYDEGAINASAEGVNIFTALHLSRDEEGRLKIANATCEAAIAKMRARFSGTLGRVYDFLATFLTTGMRFVLNRQICPALNHAALVLVNQLLETIPVRAEVDNYVGIDYSLLSDPVVTGRSLDMDFRGMFYDLKHENNTLVNYAVNPVVREYDRMIYLALSEYFFDSGLYAYYTGGLFQMQIANERMPKDLEMLLRTTYFGTIMMLNPALMDHPISLELEVTGPPRSTIKTSGASVSVNSNVKVLVLPPGKAAVQLSSMTMEGKFNAKVSMKGKRLAIHLDLRRFKIFSNQSALESLALIPLQGPLKTMLQISVVPLINNYTKRGVQIPLPDGIDFIEEVVEYHNGYIIVGANLHFRTGLRELIEKRLSSSSDNSI, encoded by the exons ATGGGACTGTTTGAGGTCTCAGTTATCGCTCTTCTTTCATCGGTCACCATGACATTAGCTGAACCCCCCGGATGTAAGATTCGGATCACAGCCCGAGGACTGGAGATGT TGAAGTCCCAGACGAAGAAGTTTGTTGAAGACGAGATCAGTAACATCACGATGCCAGAGATGCGCGGCTCGGAGGGACGTTTCCAATACACCATTAAAAA CGTGAAGATTACAGAGCTGGACCTGACCTCTGACCTGCGCTTCCACCCTGATGTCGGGCTCATCTTTGAAGTGCACAACTCCTCCATCACGCTCAACTTCCAGAGAAAGATCTTATACTGGCTTTT TTATGATGAAGGTGCTATCAACGCCTCGGCAGAAGGTGTCAACATCTTCACAGCCCTTCATCTGAGTCGAGACGAGGAGGGACGCCTGAAGATCGCCAACGCCACCTGTGAGGCGGCCATCGCTAAGATGAGAGCCAGGTTTAGCGGCACTCTCGG GAGGGTTTACGACTTCCTTGCCACCTTCTTGACTACAGGAATGCGCTTCGTTTTAAACAGACAG ATTTGTCCAGCCCTGAATCACGCGGCACTGGTTTTGGTTAACCAGCTGTTAGAAACCATTCCCG tgCGTGCGGAGGTGGACAATTATGTCGGGATCGATTACTCACTGCTGAGTGACCCGGTGGTGACCGGACGCAGTCTTGATATGGATTTTAGG GGCATGTTTTATGATCTTAAGCATGAGAATAACACGCTAGTGAACTACGCTGTCAATCCAGTCGTAAGAGAGTATGATCGGATGATCTATCTGGCTCTCTCCGAGTATTTCTTCGACAGCGGACTCTACGCTTACTACACAGGTGGATTGTTCCAGATGCAGATAGCAAATGAACGG ATGCCGAAGGATTTGGAGATGCTGCTCAGGACAACCTACTTCGGGACCATCATGATGCTG AATCCGGCTCTGATGGATCACCCCATCTCTCTGGAGTTAGAGGTCACCGGTCCCCCTCGCTCCACCATCAAGACCTCCGGTGCCAGTGTCTCCGTCAACTCAAACGTCAAAGTTCTGGTCTTGCCTCCGGGAAAAGCAGCAGTTCAGCTCAGCAGCATGACAATG GAAGGTAAATTTAACGCAAAGGTGTCGATGAAGGGAAAGCGCCTGGCAATCCATCTTGATCTAAGACG ATTCAAAATCTTCTCCAATCAATCTGCTTTGGAATCATTGGCT CTGATTCCACTGCAGGGTCCTCTGAAGACGATGTTACAGATATCTGTGGTTCCTCTCATTAACA ATTACACTAAGCGTGGTGTGCAGATTCCTCTTCCAGATGGCATTGACTTCATCGAGGAGGTGGTCGAGTATCACAAT ggTTACATCATCGTAGGAGCCAACCTACATTTCAGAACAGGACTGCGAGAATTAATCGAGAAACGGCTGTCAAGCTCTTCAGACAACTCAATTTGA